The nucleotide window ACCACGTCCTAGGACAACTAAACTCCACGACAATGTCCTCACGAGGGAGAACCACACAAAGAGTCACCGCCGAACTCGGCCATAAGTTCAAGGGTATGAATTGGGTTTCTCTCAAAACAAAACAATCTTTAAATCTTCAGTAAAGCTCATTCTCATGCTATATCATTCTCTGATTTCCCGCGCTTCTTTTGGGGAGTGCTTCGTTTCGGAAGCTTCAAGCTCATTACACCAATATATCACCGGTACACGAAGATGTTACAGTTTTAAAAATAAACAAATATGTGCCATTCTTCTTCTTGCAACCtaggagtatatatatatatatttcctATCCTCTATTCCTGGAGCGTCCGAAGCAGCTGGTGCAGCGTCGGAGCAAATCTGGTGACGTTGAGCCTGATGTCCTGCTCCAGCCAGTAGTACTTCATGCCCAGCTGCCACCCCTGCTTATGTATCGACTCCGGGTCACTCACCGCCGGGTGGTCCTTGCCGTACTTCTCGTAGAGCGTGCTCTCCTCGGCGGCGATGCTGTACTCGACGTCCCGCAGCCTCATCTCCTTGGCCTGCACGCCGTAGAATATCATGGCCGAGTGCTCCATGTGGCCCCACGGCACCACCTGCAGCATCGCCGCGTCGgtgcggaggaagaagaagtttGTGAGCCCGGCGCCGTGCGCGCCCATCAGCACGTCGCACGAGTCCACCACCTTGGAGAACTCCTCGAGCCTCAGGTCACGGCGCGGCTCCACGACCACCACCTCGAACCCGGCGGCCTGCACCGCCGCGGAGATCTCCGGGATGTTGACGAACTTCCTGTTCCGGCCACGGTTGATGAGCATGAGCCGCGGCTTCCGTTTCCCCGTGCCACCATCGACGCCGCCGGTCGCGTTCTTGTTTGCCTCCTTGTACGGGATGCCAAGGCCGTCGGGCGGCAGCGAGAAGATATCCCGGATGTACATGCGGAAGTCCAGCAGCGTGTAGTTGCGCGGCGTGCGGGCCGGGTCGATGCCGAGGTCGCGGTGGCTGCGGAGGCCGACGACGATGCGCGGGTGGCAGCGGACGCCGGCGTCCTTGTTGAAGTCGACGATGTCGTAGCGGGACAGGTTGGCGAGGATGAGGCGGTACTTGTCCACGAACCACGGCTGGAGGTCGGTGACGAGGAACTGGACCTCGCCGTCGTAGGCGCGGGCGGTGATGAAGAGCGGGACGAGCACGTCGCTGAAGTCGTGCCACGGGTTGGACGTGAGCCCGTTCATGGCGAACACGACGGCCGGGACGGCGTGCCGGGAGGTGCACTCGGGCGCCACCAGGGACTCCGCGGCGCTCAGGGTCTTGACCGTCACCTTCTCGATGTACTCCAGGTACTTGCGGGACTGGTCCTTGATGGCCCACTCCTGGCCGTCGGCGCCGCGCTCGGCTGCGGGCGGGACATACAGGACGGTGCGGTTGCCGCCGATTGCCCGGGCGTCGCCGGTGATCTCGCAGATGTCGTACCGGGGGTCGGACAGGTCGCAGATGGGCTTGGGCGGGACACCTGCAAGCGGCCGACGTTTTTACTCATCATGTTACTGATTGACGATTGAAGTTAAATTTTCGTGGCAAGAACTCACCATGCTTGACGTTGCTCTCATTCTTGCCGCCGTCTTGACCGAGTTCTTGCCGAATGAGCTCTTCCTCCATCCTGTCGCTAGCTTCATTCACTGTCTGGCCTGACTGGTCTGTCCTATTCGCTTGCACGTTATCTGAATTAACAACTAAATTAACAGCTGGTCAATCATCAGTAAACTAACCGTAAGAGAGACTAGAGAGTACAACTACGTATGATGATCGACAAAATAATTATAGTATGCCAAAACAAACAGTGGATGAGTTAGGCAGTGAAAGGTCGTAGTATTACCAGTCGTTTTATTCATGTCAGTTCTTCCAGGTACAACGTTTTTGTCTTCGATGCCTACTTGTCCCATCGTCTTGGCTGCCTCGTCCTTCTTCCCATTTTCCATGTCATGTACTGCACCTGTCAATGTTAGGTATACATCAACAAAGCAAATTAGCCAGAATCACTTGACCTCAGATATTCGAATACGTTGTGGAAAACATAGCCAACTGTAATCACTTGGCCATGGACATTGAACTACGTTAAAAAAAGCGTTGCTAGAATGTTGAAATAGCTTCGTGCAACAAAAATTGAAatagatactccctccgttcggaattacttgtctcggatatggatgtatctagaactaaaatacatctagatacatccattttctgcgacaagtaattccgaacggagggagtacatgtgtgCGCATGGCCAAAACCGCGTAGCAATCAACTACCAAGCACACTGCACGCACACGCTCTCTAAAAAAAGTATATTCGTATTCTCTCTGCCGAAAACGTACTctctccg belongs to Triticum urartu cultivar G1812 chromosome 7, Tu2.1, whole genome shotgun sequence and includes:
- the LOC125522761 gene encoding beta-1,2-xylosyltransferase XYXT1-like isoform X1 — translated: MTADPPSSSSSAAAAPSVKGVARALSQHHRAVVGFLFGFFVILVLYTTASGQFGTTNTIVALRSTPAEQNGRTSPPPPPPASSSAPDNNNSTQGAVHDMENGKKDEAAKTMGQVGIEDKNVVPGRTDMNKTTVVNSDNVQANRTDQSGQTVNEASDRMEEELIRQELGQDGGKNESNVKHGVPPKPICDLSDPRYDICEITGDARAIGGNRTVLYVPPAAERGADGQEWAIKDQSRKYLEYIEKVTVKTLSAAESLVAPECTSRHAVPAVVFAMNGLTSNPWHDFSDVLVPLFITARAYDGEVQFLVTDLQPWFVDKYRLILANLSRYDIVDFNKDAGVRCHPRIVVGLRSHRDLGIDPARTPRNYTLLDFRMYIRDIFSLPPDGLGIPYKEANKNATGGVDGGTGKRKPRLMLINRGRNRKFVNIPEISAAVQAAGFEVVVVEPRRDLRLEEFSKVVDSCDVLMGAHGAGLTNFFFLRTDAAMLQVVPWGHMEHSAMIFYGVQAKEMRLRDVEYSIAAEESTLYEKYGKDHPAVSDPESIHKQGWQLGMKYYWLEQDIRLNVTRFAPTLHQLLRTLQE
- the LOC125522761 gene encoding beta-1,2-xylosyltransferase XYXT1-like isoform X2, whose translation is MTADPPSSSSSAAAAPSVKGVARALSQHHRAVVGFLFGFFVILVLYTTASGQFGTTNTIVALRSTPAEQNGRTSPPPPPPASSSAPDNNNSTQGAVHDMENGKKDEAAKTMGQVGIEDKNVVPGRTDMNKTTDNVQANRTDQSGQTVNEASDRMEEELIRQELGQDGGKNESNVKHGVPPKPICDLSDPRYDICEITGDARAIGGNRTVLYVPPAAERGADGQEWAIKDQSRKYLEYIEKVTVKTLSAAESLVAPECTSRHAVPAVVFAMNGLTSNPWHDFSDVLVPLFITARAYDGEVQFLVTDLQPWFVDKYRLILANLSRYDIVDFNKDAGVRCHPRIVVGLRSHRDLGIDPARTPRNYTLLDFRMYIRDIFSLPPDGLGIPYKEANKNATGGVDGGTGKRKPRLMLINRGRNRKFVNIPEISAAVQAAGFEVVVVEPRRDLRLEEFSKVVDSCDVLMGAHGAGLTNFFFLRTDAAMLQVVPWGHMEHSAMIFYGVQAKEMRLRDVEYSIAAEESTLYEKYGKDHPAVSDPESIHKQGWQLGMKYYWLEQDIRLNVTRFAPTLHQLLRTLQE